The segment GAGGTCGTTTTGATCAAGCTTCATGTTTGCCTGAAAATTTGGATACAACAGCCATTGGGAGTGGAGCAACCTGGAGGATCTCTCCGCTCTGGGATGAAAGGGGATTTAGGTTTACAGAGAGATTTTCTGTCTCTCCAAGGACTGACTCTGTGCAGAAGACGATcaaggaaaatgagaggaaaaaatgaaaagcccCTTCTCACCTGCTCACAAAGGCTGGTTCTACCTTCAGCTTgtcccccgcccccatccccagGAACTCTGCTTGTCCCTTTGGCTTCACACCCTCCTGGGGAAACTTATATAAATCATGCCACCTTATGCTGTCCCCGCAGACCTGTCCCCTAGAAAGGGCAGAGCGGTTTACAAGCCTCTCCTTGACGAGGGATTTGTAGCAGTAATCCCCACACGCagggaaaataaaatcccaaGCAGTGACCTTCAGTGTGACTTCCCTTCCATCTGAGATACAGCTAAGCCAGCCATCTGGGGTTCATTGGTGTTGTCGGGGCTTCAACCATGCCCTGCTGCCAGCGTGCCCAACGCCCCGCATGCAGGTCCCCTTGGACTCACCAGCCTCACTCAGAGGAAACCCACCTGGATGAACAGATGAACCCCATGCCTCAGTCAGAGACCGGGTAGAGTTGGGCAGaaagaaggggtgagggagggccGCTGGCTCCGGGCAGGCTGCCTTTCCCTGGAAAATGACTCAAGACCTGTGATGGTATGTCTGTTGGGCAGAGTGGCTTGCTGGAGTCAGCACAAAGGACGAGTTGCTCTCTCACCaacacctccccacctccctacTCAAGGTTTTATTTTCCCACATGCCAAGAATACTTTGGAGATACTTTACCGTGTTGCACTATGAAAATGTAAGAAGTAAACACCAGCAGACATTTaatgagcacctgctgtgtgccaggctcttgACAGAGCTGGGAGGTAGCCTCCAAGATTATGTACTCCAGTGCCTTCATTTAAAAgatgggcaggggctggccccgtggccgagtggttaagttcacacgctccgctgcaggcagcccagtgtttcgttggttcgaatcctgggcgtggacatggcactgctcatcaaaccatgctgaggcagcgtcccacatgccacaactagaaggacccacaatgaagaatatacaactatgtaccagggggctttggggagaaaaaggaaaaaaaaaaaaaaaggaaaaaaaagatgggcagaCGAGGGCCCAGGGTGgcaagtgacttacccaaggtcacaagcTAATTAACCACAGAGCGATATGTAAAGCCTAGAACTTCTGACCGCCCCGTCTCTGCTCCTTCCACCGTGCCCAGGGACAAACGCCTTGAGAGTGGACGCTTAGGGTGGAAAGGTTGGAAAACAAGGGAACTAATCGGGAAATCTAAGTTTCTGGGATTGAATCCATCTGCTTTGAATGGATGAGACAAATAGGCAAATAACGACTCAATGTACGTGACCTATGAATGCCCCATGCCTACTGTATGAAGCAGACGCACACTCCTGGCTGACTGTTCCTCCCTGGGGACTCCTATCCAAACAGCTTAGATAACTTGACACCTTCCTCCCACTTTTGCCAAACATCAGGTTGAGCCATATGAAGTTGCCATCTTTATAGGTCAAAAATGTTAGAATATTGGCAATTCCCTAGGCTCCGGTTGAATACAGCCTCACATCAGCAGTAATAAGTTGTGCACACTGAGCACCTGATAGGGAGGAAAAGGCTATGGGCCTATGTGTCCCCTTATAGGTCTGACCCTGGGACTGGGGGCCACTCACTCTTTGACTTCTTTGGAGGAAAAGTCCAGGTAGCGGTTGCTGATCCACTGAATCTCAAACCAGTCCCGAAAGCCATTGTTGCCACAGCATTTGAACTCGATCTGCAGCATGTCAATGGTCTTCTTcatgaaacacctgccaggcgTGTCTGTGTCCCTGTAATATTTCATGCCATTCTTGAGCCCGTGGGCCAGGGTGCTCTCCAGTGAGCCCCgcaggaggaagcagcagagggCCACCAGGAGGAGGACAATGTTGAAGAGGACGCAGACAGCCAGGTACGACTTCAGCCAGGGCTTCCACTTGGCATACTTGGCAGGGTCCAGGGCGTCGTAGCAGATCTTGCCAGCCAGAGAGTTGAAGACACAGGACAGCACCCCCACCCCTATCAAGGAGTTGGGCACAAAATGGCTCTCGGAATTATTCATCACTTCGCTCCTCTTCCGGAGTTCAATCTTCAGGAACAGTCCTAGGCTGAAGATGACGACACCCGCCAACACAGAGAGCCAGTTCATCAGCCAGAGCCCTTGGGCCAATTTGACTCGCTTCTTCTGGTCAAACTTGACTTTCAGCAGCGCCATGCTTGCAGAGTGCAGTCCGGGCAGCCTCGCACAGCAGAGCTCCCACTTCTGCCCTTAATGAAGCTGGGGGCTGAAGACTCAGGGCCTTGGGAAGGATGCAGACGGCCCACACTGCAGGGAGATGCTCTGGGGGCTGCCCATGTTGAGCCTCCTAGCCTGGGACCCCCGTTAACTCAGTAGTGGCAGCAGGGGTCGCAGAGTCGTAGCTCATGAAGGAGCCAGTCCTCAGCGTCGTTCCTGCAGCTCCCTTCCCAGCCAAGAAGGGACAGCCTGAACGCTGCAGATTAAAAGTGGGATCCACAAGACATCTTGTTAATCTCTTTAGCCAGGTTCATCCCATTAGATAAAGCCAGCCAGTTTCAAAACATGCCCACAGGAGCCTCCATCGAGACACTGGAGCAGAGAGCTCTGCGTTCGGCTTGGAGAATCAGGAGCAAAAAAGGCAAGACTGGCTTGAGGAAGGGGCTTTGTCTGGAGTTCTAGCTCAAATCATGTGTCTTCCCAGAAGCACGTTTCCA is part of the Equus caballus isolate H_3958 breed thoroughbred chromosome 20, TB-T2T, whole genome shotgun sequence genome and harbors:
- the PRPH2 gene encoding peripherin-2 codes for the protein MALLKVKFDQKKRVKLAQGLWLMNWLSVLAGVVIFSLGLFLKIELRKRSEVMNNSESHFVPNSLIGVGVLSCVFNSLAGKICYDALDPAKYAKWKPWLKSYLAVCVLFNIVLLLVALCCFLLRGSLESTLAHGLKNGMKYYRDTDTPGRCFMKKTIDMLQIEFKCCGNNGFRDWFEIQWISNRYLDFSSKEVKDRIKSNVDGRYLVDGVPFSCCNPSSPRPCIQYQLTNNSAHYSYDHQTEELNLWVHGCRAALLGYYSSLMNSMGAFTLLVWLFEVTITVGLRYLHTALEGVSNPEDPECESEGWLLEKSVPETWKAFLESLKKLGKSNQVDAEGADAGQAPEAG